The nucleotide window gagaaagagagagagaatgaaaagaaaaaacagacaaacggacagacggagacaaagagagaaaaagaaagaaagaaagaaagtgagagagagagagaaacagaagaagaagaagaagaagaagaagaagaacacgaaggagaaggagaagagaagaagaagaagaagaagaagaagaaggcagggcagagagggagatgagagagggagatgagggggaataGAGGGGTGGATAAGGAAGCTGAGAAATATTCCTATTAAGTTTtggatttttatttctattttttttttttttcacttaatctaaccTTATGCTATTAGAATATCGACATTATTTATAATggacataataaatataatgaataaagattAAAGATTATGTCTGGATATCAATCGTAAAAAAGATGGATATTTTAGAAAAGACGAAAATTTAATTACTTGTCCAAACCTGTAAGTACTGATATCTGGTACAGTTAGAGAGAAAATAGTGTGCAGTTAAATACGTATCTCCGAAAAAgtatcgtcttcgtcatcgtcgtcatcttcgttattatcctcatcatcgtcatcgtcatcatcatcgtcatcgtcatcatcatcgtcttcatcttcatcatcatcgtcatcgtcaccatcatcatcgtcgtcggcatcgtcatcgtcatcgtcatcatcatcatcatcatcatcgtcatcgtcattgtcatcatcatctccatcatcataatcatcatcatcatcatcatcgtcgtcatcgtcatcgtcaccatcatcatcagaattacccacaccatgatcataataattttcaccaCCATTATCAGTAACGATAGCATCAAGCTGGAgcgaaaaacaaaatatacatctatttattcactACCTTGGTTTATATTTTATCCACATCTCATCACAATAAACTTCAAACTTCACCCATTACCACTTCCATTCATCAAGCTTAACCCTACGCCCTAGTCAAGACAAACTTCACACATTTTCAATATTAATTTCATCCTCATTTAAAATTTTAATCTCGCCGATGACAaattcaacctcccccccccccctctacttctccttctgtCTACCCCTTCATTCCCGGCCATGAAAGGTAAACAAGACACACGTGCTTTatacatccccttccctcccttctttccccttcccctggggccccctccccccctctttccccttcccctaaccccccccccctttctccttcccctagacccccgtccccctctttccccttccccctgggccccctctccctcccttctttccccttccccttccccctctttccccttcccctagtccccctcccccctctatcccctccccttcccctggaccccttccccccccccccatccttcaagTACTTATTATCTTGAAGAACATAAGGGTAATTAGATGAGATTAATGGTCTACCTTGATTAAAACTTCCTTGTGGCGACGAGGGAGGCGCGAGACAACGCCTTTCTGTGAGTTGGAATTTGATTACGTAACTCTTGAGGTAGCTTGAGGTGGGTTGTCCTGGCTTGAGGTGGGTTGTCCTGGCTTGAGGTGGGTTGTCCTGGCTTGAGGTGGGTTGTTCTGGCTTGAGGTGGCTTGTCCTGGCTTGAGGTGGGTTGTTCTGGCTTGAGGTGGGTTGTCCTGGCTTGAGGTGGGTTGTCGTGGCTTGAGGTGGGTTGTCCTGGCTGGAGGTGGGTTGTCCTGGCTTGAGGTGGGTTGTCGTGGCTTGAGGTGGGTTGTCCTGGCTTGAGGTGGGTTGTCCTGGCTTGAGGTGGGTTGTCCTGGCTTGAGGTGGCTTGTCGTGGCTTAAGGTGGGTTGTCCTGGCTTGAGGTGGGTTGTCCTGGCTTGAGGTGGGTTGTCGTGGCTTGAGATGGGTTGTTCTGGCTTGAGGTGGGTTGTCCTGGCTTGAGGTGGGTTGTCCTGGCTTGAGGTGGGTTGTCGTGGCTTGAGGTGGGTTGTCGTAGCTTGAGGTGGGTTGTCGTGGCTTGAGATGGGTTGTTCTGGCTTGCGGTGGGTTGTCCTGGCTTGAGGTGGGTTGTCCTGGCTTGAGGTGGGTTGTCCTGGCTTGAGGTGGGTTGTCCTGGCTTGAGGTGGGTTGTCCTGGCTTGAGGTGGGTTGTCCTGGCTTGAGGTGGGTTGTCCTGGCTTGAGGTGGGTTGTCCTGGCTTGAGGTGGGTTGTCCTGGCTTGAGGTGGGTTGTTCTGGCTTGAGGTGGCTTGTCCTGGCTTGAGGTGGCTTGTCCTGGCTTAAGGTGGCTTGTCGTGGCTTGAGGTTGGTTGTCCTGGCTTGAGGTGGGTTGTCCTGGCTTGAGGTGGCTTGTCGTGGCTTGAGGTGGGTTGTTCTGGCTTGAGGTGGCTTGTCCTGGCTTGAGGTGGCTTGTCCTGGCTTGAGGTGGGTTCTCGTGGCTTGAGGTGGGTTGTCGTGGCTTGAGGTGGCTTGTCGTGGCTTGAGGTGGGTTGTCCTGGCTTGAGGTGGGTTGTCGTGGCTTGAGGTGGGTTTTTCTGGCTTGAGGTGGGTTGTCCTAGCTTGAGGTGGCTTGTGCTGGCTTAAGGTGGCTTGTCGTGGCTTGAGGTGGCTTGTCCTGGCTTGAGGTGGGTTGTCCTGGCTTGAGGTTGGTTGTCCTGGCTTGAGGTGGGTTGTCCTGGCTTGAGGTGGGTTGTCGTGGCTTGAGGTGGGTTGTTCTGGCTTGAGGTGGCTTGTCCTGGCTTGAGGTGGGTTGTCCTGGCTTGAGGTGGGTTCTCGTGGCTTGAGGTGGGTTGTTCTGGCTTGAGGTGGGTTGTCCTGGCTTGAGGTTGGTTGTCGTGGCTTGAGGTGGGTTGTCCTGGCTTGAGGTGGGTTGTCGTGGCTTGAGGTGGGTTGTTCTGGCTTGAGGTGGCTTGTCCTGGCTTGAGGTGGGTTGTCCTGGCTTGAGGTGGGTTCTCGTGGCTTGAGGTGGGTTGTTCTGGCTTGAGGTAGGTTGTCCTGGCTTGAGGTGGGTTGTCGTGGCTTGAGGTGGGTTGTTCTGGCTTGAGGTGGCTTGTCCTGGCTTGAGGTGGGTTGTCCTGGCTTGAGGTGGGTTCTCGTGGCTTGAGGTGGGTTGTCGTGGCTTGAGGCGGCTTGTCCTGGCTTGAGATTGTCATggcttctctctccttatccttctcttccctctccctgttctttcccctctttcctcctccctacccttctccttctcattcccccttgctattcccctcttctactcctcttccccacGTCATTCCACTCTCCCTtgtttctccactccctctctcactccctatccttctccctctcatctcccttgcaatctaacccttctctctcctattcaactttctccctccctctccctccctcctccctccctctcctctccccctcgccattcgcctctcccttcctcctctctccccccggccgttcccctctcccttcctcctctctccccccggccattcccctcttcctccctaccacctccctctcctctcctctccccccggccattcccctctccttcccttccccctccctctcctctccccccggccattcccctctccctccctcctccctccacgtcCTGTCTGACTTATGGAACTTGCTTAAGGGAGAGCGGAAGTATTAGCCTTCGTGCTTGATGGTATTTTGCCTGCGTGAGGTTTATGCTGATGGTGTTGGTGGCATTTACTTTCCCtcgtactatctctctctctctctctctcactctccctctctctctctcactctatctatctatctatctatctcgctctctcgctctctttctcgctctctctccctctctctttctcgctctctctctctctctctctctctctctctctctctctctctctctctctctctctctctctctctctctcactctctatctaatctatctctctctctctctctctctctctctctctctctcttctttattctctctcgctctctctctctcgctctctctctctctctctctctctctctctctctctctctctctctctctctctctctctctctctctcctctctctctctcccactctctctctctctctctctctctcttctctctctctctctctctctctctctctctctctctctctctctctctctctctctctctctctctctctctctctctctctctctctctctctctctctcctctctctctctctctctctctctctctctctctctctctctctctcgtctctcttctctctctctctctctctctctctctctctctctctctctctctctctctctctctctctctctctctctctctctctctctctctctctctctctctctctctctctctctctctctctctctctctctctctctctctcgatctcgatctccctctctctctctctctctctctctctctctctctctctctctctctctctctctctctctctctctctctctcactcgctcgctcgctcgctctctctctctctctctctctctctctctctctctctctctctctctctctctctctctctctctctctctctctctctttctctctctttcggtctatctgcatctctctctctctctctctctctctctctctctctctctctctctcttcgaccttGGATGCAACATTCCTTTCCTGTTTCTTAAGTAGCTTTGCCGAGAGttcaggaaaggagaagagggaatgcaCTTTAACCATTTACTTTATCATTTACGGTTTCCTTTAGACCTtcatctctgtccctccctcccaccctctctacctcccaccttccctccctcccactctccctccctttctccccagctctctcttcatctctctctatttatctgtgtttatgtgtttatctgttatttgattatctacatatatctgcctgtcttctgtctatctttttatctgtctatctatctatctatatatatatctatctatctatatatatatataaacatatagtgtgtgtgtgtgtgtgtgtgtatatatgtatgtatatatatatatatatatatatatatatatatatatatatatatatatatatataaatatatatgtatatatatacatatatatgtgtgtgtgtgtatatatatatatatatatatatatatatatatatatatatgtatatatatatacatatatttgtgtatatatatatatatatatatatatatatatatatatatatatatacatatatgtatatatatatacatatatatgtgtgtgtgtgtgtgtatatatatatatatatatatatatatatatatatatatatacacacacacctgtcttcctgtttgtctgcctgtttatcttatctctctctctctctctctctctctctctctctctctctctctctctctctctctctctctctctctctctctctctctctctctctctgtctgtctgtctctcacccctctcaccccaacccttcccctctcaccccaaccccttcccctcccccccccctccccccactcgacCCCTCGAAAAAGTCTCCCTCAGCAGCAAGGACTCGGTCGAACTTGACGTAATGAGATCCAAACACTTCGCCTCGAacacttcccctcactttccctcaaaTTTTCATCTAACTT belongs to Penaeus chinensis breed Huanghai No. 1 chromosome 4, ASM1920278v2, whole genome shotgun sequence and includes:
- the LOC125025277 gene encoding putative protein FAM47C, giving the protein MTISSQDKPPQATTTHLKPREPTSSQDNPPQARTSHLKPEQPTSSHDNPPQARTTYLKPEQPTSSHENPPQARTTHLKPGQATSSQNNPPQATTTHLKPGQPTSSHDNQPQARTTHLKPEQPTSSHENPPQARTTHLKPGQATSSQNNPPQATTTHLKPGQPTSSQDNQPQPRQPTSSQDNPPQATTSHLKPRQPTSSHENPPQARTSHLKPGQATSSQNNPPQATTSHLKPGQPTSSQDNQPQATTSHLKPGQATSSQDKPPQARTTHLKPGQPTSSQDNPPQARTTHLKPGQPTSSQDNPPQARTTHLKPGQPTSSQDNPPQARTTHRKPEQPISSHDNPPQATTTHLKPRQPTSSQDNPPQARTTHLKPEQPISSHDNPPQARTTHLKPGQPTLSHDKPPQARTTHLKPGQPTSSQDNPPQATTTHLKPGQPTSSQDNPPQATTTHLKPGQPTSSQNNPPQARTSHLKPEQPTSSQDNPPQARTTHLKPGQPTSSYLKSYVIKFQLTERRCLAPPSSPQGSFNQGLDKDDGTWGVVMGKWTVINDTEKNRIKKDDEDEDVNDPGEEVESHSDTRIQIRFPAGITKFHRRLIVWDRRTERLRDRRTERPSDRETEGATDRVTERQRARVTERSKDRETK